A stretch of the Filimonas lacunae genome encodes the following:
- a CDS encoding YciE/YciF ferroxidase family protein yields the protein MTKTSKPKDDSPAVEPTENFTELPADAGLRDLLIDGLKDIYWAENQLVKALPVMEAACSNAALSSAIASHLEETTGHAARLEQIFALLDEKTQAKKCDAMEGLTKEGEAVIEDTEPDSVARDMGIIAASRKVEHYEIAAYLGLKSLAEKLGFTKVAALLAQTLAEEEAADQNLSNIADSL from the coding sequence ATGACAAAAACATCAAAACCGAAAGATGATTCTCCTGCGGTTGAACCTACAGAAAATTTTACTGAATTGCCTGCTGATGCTGGCCTGCGCGATTTACTGATTGACGGGCTGAAAGATATCTACTGGGCTGAAAACCAATTGGTAAAAGCATTACCTGTGATGGAAGCGGCGTGCTCAAATGCAGCACTATCCAGCGCAATTGCTTCTCATTTGGAAGAAACGACCGGGCATGCAGCAAGACTGGAGCAAATTTTTGCCTTGCTGGATGAAAAAACGCAGGCGAAGAAATGCGATGCCATGGAAGGGTTGACCAAAGAGGGGGAAGCTGTGATAGAAGACACTGAGCCTGACTCCGTAGCACGTGATATGGGCATTATAGCGGCTTCCAGGAAAGTAGAGCACTATGAAATTGCTGCGTATCTGGGCTTGAAAAGCCTTGCTGAAAAGCTCGGTTTTACAAAGGTGGCTGCTTTACTGGCACAAACGCTTGCCGAAGAAGAAGCAGCCGATCAAAACCTGTCCAATATTGCCGATTCACTTTAA
- a CDS encoding HupE/UreJ family protein, with amino-acid sequence MSDFGLFFQTGVEHITDLNGIDHILFVTALCLRYVSSDWKKLLILITAFTIGHSITLALSTLNIIWFSRDWTEFLIATTIVITALSNLFAKEKAPPSRVSFLYMLALVFGLIHGLGFSSLLKSMLGRDESIVTELLAFNLGLEAGQLCIVVIILLLSFIFIRVLHIEKRAFLIFVSGGITALALQMMIARIPVSKDQHSNEKTVFTGGHGLTGLCCTGPEHPKQPWF; translated from the coding sequence ATGAGCGATTTTGGGCTTTTCTTTCAAACAGGCGTTGAACATATCACTGATTTAAACGGAATAGATCACATTCTTTTCGTAACTGCCTTATGCCTGCGCTACGTTTCCAGCGACTGGAAAAAACTGCTCATCCTCATTACGGCATTTACCATTGGGCATTCTATCACATTAGCCCTTAGCACATTGAATATCATTTGGTTTTCAAGAGATTGGACAGAGTTTCTCATTGCCACCACTATTGTAATCACCGCCCTTAGCAACCTGTTTGCCAAAGAAAAAGCACCACCGAGCCGCGTGTCTTTTTTATATATGCTGGCACTGGTGTTTGGTCTTATTCACGGCCTGGGTTTTAGCAGCCTGCTCAAAAGTATGCTGGGACGCGATGAAAGCATTGTAACGGAACTGCTGGCCTTTAACCTGGGGCTGGAAGCCGGCCAGCTATGTATAGTGGTAATTATACTATTACTTTCCTTTATATTTATACGCGTTTTGCACATAGAGAAAAGAGCATTTTTAATTTTTGTAAGCGGTGGTATTACAGCCCTGGCTTTGCAAATGATGATAGCACGTATTCCTGTTTCAAAAGACCAACATAGTAATGAGAAAACTGTTTTTACTGGCGGGCATGGCCTCACTGGGCTTTGCTGTACAGGCCCAGAACATCCAAAACAACCCTGGTTCTAA
- a CDS encoding DUF6702 family protein: protein MAGILHSYVLSALLTLHPFFVSVTEVKQNTKDKSLEISCKLFIDDLEKALAAHYKTPVDLSAAQKKDQNDKWIAGYFKQHFQVTINGQAYTAEYVGYEKESEAAWCYLQVNNAPASIKKLEISDNLLYEQFESQINIIHATVNGERKSTKIANPVAKAVFEYQ, encoded by the coding sequence ATGGCTGGCATCCTGCATTCTTACGTTTTAAGCGCTTTGTTAACGCTGCATCCTTTTTTCGTTTCGGTTACAGAGGTAAAACAGAATACGAAGGATAAATCGCTGGAAATAAGCTGCAAACTGTTTATCGACGACCTGGAAAAGGCGCTTGCTGCCCACTATAAAACACCGGTAGATTTAAGCGCCGCTCAAAAGAAAGACCAAAACGATAAATGGATAGCCGGCTATTTTAAACAGCACTTCCAGGTTACTATTAACGGACAGGCATATACTGCTGAATACGTAGGGTATGAAAAGGAATCGGAAGCTGCCTGGTGTTATTTGCAGGTGAACAATGCCCCTGCTTCCATTAAAAAGCTGGAAATAAGCGATAATTTATTGTACGAGCAGTTCGAGAGCCAGATTAACATTATACACGCTACCGTGAATGGTGAAAGAAAGAGTACCAAAATAGCTAACCCCGTAGCTAAGGCTGTATTTGAATATCAATAG
- a CDS encoding hemolysin family protein, producing MIEIFIILGLILLNGIFSMAEISLVSSRKARLESQANKGDLRAKEALKLANNPDSFFSTVQIGITLTSILIGVYSGQTIKNELTVHLNNAFPSLQAYNAPIALTLVVIIFTYLSLVLGELLPKRIGMSNPEGIAKNVAGPMRLVSKIAYPFITLVSGSASLLANLFGIKKDDTQVTEDEIKAIINEGTEQGTIDEAEQEIIERVFHLGDRNITSLMAPRADIIWFDVSTTVKEVRAQTGEMAHSVYPVCDKNIDNIQGVVFLKDMFMASENATLQSLVRKAVYVPENNTAYQLLEKFKESKNHYAFIVDEYGTLQGIITLNDILQAIIGDIAVQEDNEYEVVERMDGSFLIDAQIPFYDFLAKFDKTEWMHEGEHEFDTLAGFILHELERIPQTGEIMKWKEFTFEIVDMDALRIDKILVTLDKAATTEVAAD from the coding sequence ATGATAGAAATATTTATTATTCTAGGCCTGATTCTTTTAAATGGTATTTTTTCGATGGCCGAAATTTCCCTGGTATCCTCCCGAAAAGCACGATTGGAAAGCCAGGCAAACAAAGGAGATTTAAGGGCAAAAGAAGCCCTGAAGCTCGCCAACAACCCGGATTCTTTTTTCTCTACCGTTCAAATTGGCATTACACTTACCAGCATTTTAATAGGGGTTTATTCCGGACAAACCATTAAAAATGAACTTACTGTTCACCTCAATAATGCTTTTCCATCTTTACAGGCGTACAACGCACCTATTGCGCTTACCCTGGTGGTGATCATTTTCACCTACCTCTCGCTGGTATTGGGCGAGTTACTGCCTAAACGTATAGGTATGAGCAATCCCGAAGGCATTGCCAAAAACGTGGCAGGCCCTATGCGCCTGGTAAGTAAAATAGCCTATCCTTTTATTACCCTCGTTTCTGGTTCGGCCAGCCTGCTGGCTAACCTGTTTGGTATTAAAAAAGACGATACCCAGGTTACGGAAGATGAAATTAAAGCCATCATTAACGAAGGCACCGAGCAGGGTACTATTGATGAAGCCGAACAAGAAATTATTGAAAGGGTATTTCATTTGGGCGACCGTAACATCACCTCCCTGATGGCCCCACGTGCCGATATTATATGGTTTGATGTTAGTACTACTGTAAAAGAAGTAAGAGCGCAAACAGGCGAAATGGCTCACTCTGTATACCCTGTTTGTGATAAAAATATTGACAACATCCAGGGCGTGGTTTTTCTGAAAGACATGTTTATGGCTTCGGAAAATGCAACGCTTCAATCGTTAGTGCGTAAGGCGGTGTATGTTCCGGAAAATAACACAGCCTACCAGCTACTGGAAAAGTTTAAGGAAAGCAAAAACCATTACGCCTTTATTGTTGACGAATACGGCACCTTACAGGGCATTATTACCCTGAATGACATTTTACAGGCCATTATAGGCGATATAGCCGTGCAGGAAGACAATGAGTATGAAGTAGTGGAAAGAATGGACGGCAGCTTTCTAATAGATGCCCAGATACCTTTTTACGACTTCCTGGCCAAGTTTGACAAAACAGAATGGATGCACGAAGGCGAACATGAGTTTGACACGCTTGCCGGTTTTATATTACACGAGTTAGAACGTATACCGCAAACCGGTGAAATAATGAAATGGAAGGAGTTTACTTTTGAGATTGTAGACATGGATGCCCTGCGTATTGATAAAATACTGGTTACGCTGGATAAAGCAGCAACAACAGAAGTAGCAGCCGATTAA
- a CDS encoding catalase gives MSTKKPAKDSVYPQPGSSSAAHPENAKTTDLAPDTVDASGAYMNTNQGVKISDDENSLKAGNRGPSLLEDFILREKITHFDHERIPERVVHARGSAAHGVFKVYESQAAVTSAAFLQDPEAETPVFVRFSTVAGSRGSTDLARDVRGFAVKFYTQEGNFDLVGNNMPVFFIQDAIKFPDLIHAVKPEPDNEIPQAASAHDTFWDFISLMPESAHMVMWVMSDRAIPRSYRMMEGFGVHTFRLVNAEGVSSFVKFHWKPLLGVHSVAWDEAQNISGKDPDFHRRDLWNAIESGNFPEWELGIQVVPEEDEHKFEFDLLDPTKLIPEELVPVQRIGKLTLNRNPDNFFAETEQVAFHVGHIVPGIDFTNDPLLQGRLFSYTDTQLIRLGGPNFHEIPINRPVVPVYNNQRDGHMRQTINKGKTSYHPNSLGGGCPFLAGKMEGGFSSYPERIEAHKIRERSRSFFDHFSQARLFFNSQSEPEKNHIIDAFSFELGKVQTVAVRERMLRILAQIDSGLAAQVAYALRLHIPKDTDEPLNKSIPADADPAAYQPEMKESTLAVSGALSMANTPKDTIQTRQVAILAADGVDAKALNTVKKALLAQGAVVEVVAPRQGYVIAENDEQIPVDKSFLTGASVLYDAVYVPGGVNSVATLAAHPDAVHFLNEAFKHCKAIAADEAAQQVLEATYFHKKLPADNEEATVLASGIAIHDKPGKLADLFILAIAQHRFWEREVPRKIPA, from the coding sequence ATGTCAACGAAAAAGCCTGCAAAGGATAGTGTTTATCCGCAGCCGGGGAGTTCCTCCGCTGCCCATCCGGAAAACGCCAAAACAACGGATTTAGCGCCTGATACCGTAGATGCTTCCGGTGCTTATATGAACACCAACCAGGGTGTAAAAATCAGTGACGACGAAAATTCCCTGAAGGCTGGCAACCGTGGTCCTTCTTTACTGGAAGATTTTATTCTTCGGGAAAAAATAACGCATTTTGACCATGAGCGCATACCAGAACGGGTAGTACATGCCCGTGGTTCTGCCGCTCACGGGGTATTTAAAGTATACGAATCGCAGGCAGCTGTTACCAGCGCTGCTTTTTTACAAGACCCTGAAGCTGAAACACCTGTTTTTGTGCGCTTTTCAACAGTGGCAGGTTCGCGCGGGTCAACAGACCTGGCAAGGGACGTAAGAGGTTTTGCGGTAAAGTTTTATACACAAGAGGGAAATTTTGACCTGGTAGGGAATAATATGCCCGTTTTTTTTATCCAGGATGCTATTAAGTTTCCTGATCTGATACATGCGGTAAAACCTGAACCGGATAACGAAATACCACAGGCAGCTTCGGCGCATGATACTTTCTGGGATTTTATTTCCTTGATGCCAGAGAGTGCACATATGGTAATGTGGGTAATGAGCGATCGTGCTATACCACGCAGCTACCGTATGATGGAAGGCTTTGGTGTACATACCTTTAGGCTGGTAAATGCAGAAGGGGTTTCCTCTTTTGTTAAATTCCATTGGAAGCCATTATTGGGTGTGCATTCCGTTGCCTGGGATGAAGCACAGAACATATCAGGTAAAGACCCTGATTTTCATCGCCGTGATCTTTGGAACGCTATTGAAAGTGGTAATTTTCCTGAATGGGAGCTGGGCATACAGGTGGTGCCGGAAGAAGATGAACATAAGTTTGAATTCGATTTGCTCGATCCCACTAAGCTCATTCCCGAAGAGCTGGTACCGGTGCAGCGTATAGGTAAGCTCACGTTAAACCGTAACCCCGATAATTTTTTTGCAGAAACAGAACAGGTTGCTTTTCATGTAGGCCATATTGTGCCTGGAATTGATTTCACTAACGATCCGTTGTTGCAAGGCCGTTTGTTTTCTTATACCGATACACAACTGATCAGGCTGGGTGGTCCTAATTTTCATGAAATACCTATCAACCGTCCGGTGGTTCCTGTTTATAACAATCAGCGTGATGGCCATATGCGACAAACTATTAATAAAGGCAAAACAAGTTACCATCCCAATAGTCTCGGTGGCGGCTGTCCTTTCCTGGCTGGTAAAATGGAAGGTGGGTTCTCCTCTTATCCGGAGAGAATAGAAGCGCATAAAATAAGAGAACGTAGCCGCAGTTTTTTTGATCATTTCAGTCAGGCCCGGTTATTCTTCAACAGCCAGTCAGAGCCTGAAAAGAATCATATCATAGACGCGTTTAGTTTTGAGTTGGGCAAAGTGCAAACAGTAGCGGTGCGTGAACGTATGTTACGTATTCTGGCGCAGATTGATAGCGGACTGGCCGCCCAGGTGGCGTATGCGCTGCGGTTGCATATACCTAAAGATACAGACGAGCCTTTAAATAAAAGTATTCCGGCAGATGCAGACCCGGCAGCGTATCAGCCAGAAATGAAAGAAAGTACATTAGCTGTCTCTGGTGCTTTAAGCATGGCAAATACGCCTAAGGACACTATTCAAACACGGCAGGTAGCTATACTGGCGGCAGATGGGGTAGACGCAAAGGCCTTAAATACAGTTAAAAAAGCTTTGCTGGCGCAGGGAGCTGTTGTTGAAGTAGTGGCTCCACGCCAGGGTTATGTAATAGCGGAAAACGATGAGCAGATTCCGGTGGACAAAAGTTTCTTAACCGGGGCTTCTGTGTTATATGATGCCGTATATGTGCCTGGTGGCGTGAATAGTGTGGCTACGCTGGCTGCGCATCCTGATGCTGTTCATTTTTTAAATGAAGCGTTTAAACATTGTAAAGCCATTGCTGCTGACGAAGCCGCGCAGCAGGTATTGGAAGCAACTTATTTTCATAAAAAACTTCCTGCAGATAATGAAGAAGCAACAGTGTTGGCTTCGGGCATAGCGATACATGATAAGCCGGGCAAACTGGCCGATTTATTTATACTAGCCATTGCACAGCACCGGTTTTGGGAGCGGGAAGTACCCCGGAAAATACCCGCGTAG
- a CDS encoding cupin domain-containing protein — protein MERKSFLKSCFTIGAIAATPFQLIAKGFSRLRVNNGFMVAAGKTRSEKAITLLEGDTFFSKISSKDTDGDIYVFESSRVKEGGPAHHLHFSQDEWWYVLQGEFLIKVGETTYHAKAGDSVFGPRMIPHSFAKIGETEGKLLMIFQPAGKMEEFFNKVSQGVAKNMTEDQQDKFREEHGFKRVGPPIDHYKKM, from the coding sequence ATGGAAAGAAAATCATTTCTAAAATCATGTTTCACCATTGGGGCCATAGCAGCCACCCCCTTCCAGCTTATTGCTAAAGGTTTTTCTAGGTTAAGAGTAAATAATGGGTTTATGGTGGCAGCGGGCAAAACCCGGTCAGAAAAAGCTATTACGCTTTTAGAAGGAGATACTTTTTTTTCAAAAATATCCAGTAAAGACACCGATGGCGATATCTACGTTTTTGAAAGTTCACGGGTAAAAGAGGGCGGCCCCGCACATCACCTTCATTTTTCGCAGGACGAGTGGTGGTATGTGTTACAAGGTGAATTTCTGATTAAAGTAGGAGAAACCACCTATCATGCAAAGGCGGGAGATAGCGTATTTGGCCCCAGAATGATACCGCATAGCTTTGCCAAAATTGGTGAAACAGAAGGTAAACTATTAATGATATTTCAACCAGCCGGTAAGATGGAAGAGTTCTTTAACAAAGTAAGCCAGGGAGTTGCTAAAAATATGACCGAAGATCAACAAGATAAGTTTAGAGAAGAACATGGATTTAAACGGGTAGGCCCGCCTATAGATCATTATAAAAAAATGTAA
- a CDS encoding M1 family metallopeptidase, with protein sequence MRKLFLLAGMASLGFAVQAQNIQNNPGSNHGNDFEQLGTILPTPNSYRTASGAAGPDYWQQRADYKIKCKLDETATRLTGSETITYFNNSPDPLTYLWLQLDENQHSASNNAGYQKASNLKTTNLKDLDELDRSQSDDSYGVNILSITDATGKKLSYTINKTMMRIDLPATLAPHQQYVFNVNWNYKISDRMRYGGRGGYEYFPGDGNILFTMTQWYPRLCVYSDFQGWQNHQFAGSGEFALTFGNFNVEITVPADHIVGSTGECQNYAQVLNSTRLARWQKAQTSKEPVEIVTLAEATQAEKQKATTTKTWIFKADNVRDFAWTSSRKFVWDALATTVEKKKVMCMSFYGKEAYNLYRKFSTKAVAHTIQSYSKFTIPYPYPVAQSIEAANGMEYPMICFNYGRTEKDGTYTEATKNGMIGVIIHEVGHNFFPMIVNSDERQWTWMDEGLNTFTQYLAEELWDNKFPSRRGPAWAITDYMKLPKNELEPIMTNSENIIQFGPNAYSKPATGLNILRETIMGRKLFDYAYKEYARRWAFKHPTPADLFRTLEDASGEDLDWFWRGWFYGTDPCDISLDSVKGFQIGDGKKVTLPEPKSKTVKLEKPLVPEFDDISKIRNRQDSSIHFLVDADTTLQDFYYKYDRGVIPYDSTFTYQKTDPAAEPLDDSTSKKYAGRYLYELSFTNKGGLVMPVIIEWTYTDGTKETEKIPAQIWRKDEKHFDKVFLKNKAVSSIQLDPLRETADIDVTNNQWPQAKVMGRFEVFKSKQATRGQSQGMNPMQKQ encoded by the coding sequence ATGAGAAAACTGTTTTTACTGGCGGGCATGGCCTCACTGGGCTTTGCTGTACAGGCCCAGAACATCCAAAACAACCCTGGTTCTAACCACGGCAACGACTTTGAGCAATTAGGTACCATTCTTCCCACTCCCAACAGCTACCGCACAGCCAGCGGTGCAGCAGGGCCGGATTACTGGCAACAGCGGGCCGATTACAAAATCAAATGCAAGCTGGATGAAACCGCTACCAGGCTTACTGGTAGCGAAACCATTACCTATTTCAACAATTCGCCTGATCCATTAACCTATTTATGGTTGCAGTTGGACGAAAACCAGCACAGTGCCAGCAACAACGCCGGGTACCAAAAGGCTTCCAACCTGAAAACGACCAATCTGAAAGATCTGGACGAACTGGACAGAAGCCAGAGCGACGACAGCTACGGGGTAAATATCCTCAGCATTACAGATGCTACCGGTAAAAAACTGTCCTATACCATCAACAAAACCATGATGCGTATTGACTTACCAGCCACCTTAGCTCCTCACCAGCAATATGTGTTCAATGTAAACTGGAATTATAAAATCAGCGACCGTATGCGTTATGGTGGCCGTGGCGGTTACGAATACTTTCCCGGCGATGGTAACATCCTGTTTACCATGACACAGTGGTATCCACGCCTGTGTGTGTACAGCGATTTCCAGGGCTGGCAAAACCATCAGTTTGCCGGCAGCGGCGAGTTTGCACTTACGTTTGGCAATTTCAATGTAGAAATTACGGTTCCGGCCGATCATATTGTAGGTAGTACCGGCGAATGTCAGAACTATGCGCAAGTGCTGAATAGCACCCGTTTGGCCCGCTGGCAAAAAGCACAAACCAGTAAAGAACCGGTAGAAATAGTTACCCTGGCAGAAGCAACACAAGCGGAAAAGCAGAAAGCCACTACCACTAAAACCTGGATTTTTAAAGCGGATAACGTACGTGACTTTGCCTGGACCAGCTCACGCAAATTTGTATGGGATGCACTGGCCACTACTGTAGAAAAGAAGAAAGTGATGTGTATGAGCTTTTACGGTAAAGAGGCGTATAACCTGTACCGTAAGTTTAGTACCAAAGCAGTAGCACACACCATTCAAAGCTATTCTAAATTCACTATTCCCTACCCTTACCCTGTTGCACAAAGCATTGAAGCAGCCAACGGTATGGAGTATCCGATGATTTGCTTTAACTACGGTCGTACCGAAAAAGATGGAACCTACACAGAAGCCACTAAAAACGGGATGATCGGCGTTATTATACACGAAGTAGGTCATAACTTCTTTCCCATGATTGTGAACAGTGATGAAAGACAGTGGACATGGATGGACGAAGGATTAAACACGTTTACACAATACCTGGCGGAAGAGCTGTGGGACAACAAATTCCCCAGCCGTCGCGGGCCAGCCTGGGCTATTACCGATTACATGAAGTTGCCTAAAAATGAGCTGGAACCTATTATGACCAACAGTGAAAACATTATACAGTTTGGTCCTAACGCTTACTCCAAACCAGCTACCGGCTTAAACATCCTGCGCGAAACCATTATGGGCCGCAAGTTGTTTGACTACGCCTATAAAGAATATGCACGCCGTTGGGCATTTAAACACCCCACTCCTGCCGATTTGTTCCGCACCCTGGAAGATGCCAGTGGTGAAGACCTGGATTGGTTCTGGCGTGGATGGTTTTATGGCACTGATCCCTGCGATATTTCGCTCGACAGCGTGAAAGGCTTCCAGATTGGTGATGGCAAAAAAGTAACCTTACCCGAACCTAAATCAAAAACAGTGAAGCTGGAAAAGCCACTGGTACCGGAGTTTGATGATATTTCTAAAATCAGGAACAGGCAGGATTCCAGCATTCATTTTTTAGTAGACGCTGATACCACCCTGCAGGATTTTTATTACAAGTACGACAGAGGTGTAATCCCTTACGACTCTACTTTCACTTATCAGAAAACAGACCCTGCTGCCGAACCACTGGACGACAGCACCAGTAAGAAGTATGCTGGCAGATATTTGTACGAATTATCTTTCACTAATAAAGGCGGCCTGGTAATGCCTGTTATTATTGAATGGACTTATACAGATGGCACTAAAGAAACAGAGAAAATACCCGCACAGATATGGCGTAAGGATGAAAAGCATTTTGATAAAGTGTTTCTGAAAAACAAAGCTGTTTCTTCTATTCAACTGGACCCATTACGTGAAACCGCTGATATAGACGTAACCAACAACCAATGGCCACAAGCAAAGGTGATGGGCCGTTTTGAAGTATTTAAATCAAAGCAAGCCACACGCGGCCAGTCGCAGGGAATGAACCCCATGCAAAAGCAGTAA
- a CDS encoding TonB-dependent receptor: protein MKKIVTLLFAVTTCFMQQRLSAQTDSAYLDLPRFRVSRSSVQSFTIKGEELAKMPFTDFSQAIGVWVGPALATGSTIVYVVDGQMVNDVNIYSIHDIESITFLQSGLIQLTGGTVAHQNIVLLTTKKNVSNKWQLQGAASTAFVNRGDSSAKAGLFHQYNVSASNGSEKLNYGVSAGFLHDMMPQPETARFEKNSSLHQNRYRANAWLGGVFLHHHQFRLDAAYVTQKQSNAYTLLQPTSHSNTGTWKKDHVLNIKASIASSFEGGFGNRVYADFYDYHLQGNITSIDNADGFSGYTLTTEEPKLRNWMVGNRFSYDKQFHRFYLAASLDVQYRHVDYNYNNLAFRTFSTSSNPATVTVSTYWEGTYAKNWFIAPTVNFGVDSLLNMQAGAVAIYHPLRTAIHENRVLPFGAASFDVLKSINRNSPVSLRLYTSVAAISSMPELGWANLSNLTTQQNLLMDYNSLKARPWASFDPYQVYADVRYVHFQGGVRLGLWQNKLIADYTYDKNQSVSPQQPIYTVPGGYGFGGSVSQPPRYLTTNYTRHRLAISAQTDIGKLHWLSVATMYYIRSKTEQAYYSVVTKDNFYTTGWANRFTLGTWQLGVDAVGVFNKAYVGGKHKSIALQQVNVGRKFTHGYVSYDVFAFTRTPFDNKQYPLFDQRRYYGIGCNIGL, encoded by the coding sequence ATGAAAAAAATCGTTACGTTGTTGTTTGCTGTAACTACCTGTTTTATGCAACAACGTTTATCTGCTCAAACTGATTCTGCCTATCTTGATTTACCTCGTTTTCGTGTTTCCCGTTCCAGCGTTCAATCTTTTACTATAAAAGGAGAAGAGTTGGCTAAAATGCCCTTTACTGATTTTAGCCAGGCAATTGGTGTATGGGTGGGGCCGGCATTGGCTACCGGAAGCACCATTGTATACGTGGTAGATGGCCAAATGGTAAATGATGTAAATATTTACAGCATACACGATATCGAATCCATCACATTTTTGCAATCTGGCCTGATACAGCTTACAGGTGGCACGGTAGCCCATCAAAACATAGTGCTGTTAACTACCAAAAAAAATGTTAGCAATAAATGGCAGTTACAGGGTGCCGCGAGTACTGCTTTTGTTAACCGGGGTGATTCTTCTGCAAAGGCAGGCTTGTTTCACCAATACAATGTATCGGCATCTAATGGCTCCGAAAAATTGAATTATGGTGTTTCTGCTGGTTTTCTGCATGATATGATGCCGCAGCCCGAAACCGCTCGTTTTGAGAAAAATAGCTCGTTGCATCAAAATCGCTATAGAGCCAATGCCTGGCTGGGAGGGGTGTTTTTGCATCACCATCAGTTTAGGCTTGATGCGGCTTATGTAACCCAAAAACAATCTAATGCTTATACATTGCTACAGCCAACCTCTCATTCTAATACGGGTACCTGGAAGAAGGATCATGTGCTGAATATAAAAGCCAGTATTGCTTCTTCATTTGAAGGCGGGTTTGGCAACAGAGTGTATGCCGATTTTTATGACTATCACTTACAAGGCAATATAACTTCAATAGATAATGCGGATGGCTTTAGCGGATATACTTTAACAACGGAGGAGCCGAAGCTTAGGAACTGGATGGTAGGAAACCGGTTTAGTTATGATAAGCAATTTCATCGTTTTTACCTGGCGGCTTCGCTGGATGTGCAATACAGGCATGTCGATTATAATTATAACAATTTAGCATTCAGAACTTTTTCCACTTCCTCTAATCCGGCAACTGTTACGGTTTCAACCTATTGGGAAGGTACCTATGCAAAAAACTGGTTTATTGCTCCTACAGTGAATTTTGGTGTGGATAGTTTGTTGAATATGCAGGCGGGCGCTGTAGCTATATATCATCCGCTAAGAACTGCTATTCATGAGAACCGCGTGTTGCCTTTTGGAGCAGCATCGTTTGATGTGCTGAAAAGTATTAACAGAAATAGCCCCGTTAGTTTACGGTTATATACTTCAGTGGCTGCCATTTCCAGTATGCCTGAATTGGGCTGGGCCAATCTCAGTAATCTCACTACACAACAGAATTTATTAATGGACTATAATAGCCTGAAGGCAAGGCCATGGGCTTCTTTCGATCCTTACCAGGTGTATGCTGATGTTCGTTATGTTCACTTTCAGGGTGGCGTGAGGTTAGGTTTATGGCAAAACAAACTTATAGCAGATTATACATACGATAAAAACCAGTCCGTTTCGCCGCAGCAGCCCATTTATACTGTGCCTGGTGGTTACGGTTTTGGCGGATCTGTTTCACAGCCGCCCAGGTATCTTACTACAAATTATACACGCCACCGGTTGGCCATTTCTGCCCAAACTGATATAGGGAAGCTACATTGGTTATCAGTAGCTACCATGTACTATATACGTAGCAAAACTGAGCAGGCTTATTACTCAGTGGTGACAAAGGATAACTTTTATACTACAGGCTGGGCTAACAGGTTTACTTTGGGTACCTGGCAGCTGGGGGTAGATGCTGTGGGAGTTTTTAACAAAGCTTATGTTGGTGGTAAACACAAAAGCATTGCTTTGCAGCAGGTGAATGTAGGTCGTAAGTTTACGCATGGTTACGTTTCGTATGATGTATTTGCTTTCACCAGAACCCCGTTTGATAATAAACAGTATCCTTTATTCGACCAGCGCCGTTATTATGGCATAGGATGTAATATTGGTTTGTAG